CGGCAGCAGCAGCACCCAGTCCTCGCCCAGACTGATCTTGACGCCGTCGATAAAGGAGGCTTCGTGATCGACGGAATCTTCACTCATTTTACGCATGATGCCGCCTTTGAGTTCCCAGGAACAGGGTCTGGTGGCACGGCGATACTGGCGCAAGGGGATGCTCTTGCGCACCTGGCTCAGACTTTGGCCGCTGCGGGCCAGCATCTCCAGGGTTTTGGCGGCCGTGAAGAGGGCGTCGAAGTTGGACTGGAAGGCGGGAAAGGCAAAACGCCCGTCCATGCCGCCGGTCAGCAGGGTGTGGCGCTCCTGGCCGGCCTCGACCAGAGAGCGGCCATCGGCCTTGGTGCGTTTGACGGTCAGGCCACTTTCCCTGGCCAGGGCCTCCACACCTTGAGGAGCCGAGACGGGCACGGCCAGCGTTCCCCTTTTTTCGGTGCGGCACACCAGGGCCGACAGGCAGAGCAGCGCCTCCATATCCGACAGCAGGGTCCCGGTTTCATCGATCAGCGTCACCCGTTCGCCGGAGGGGCCGATCCAGAAACCCGCCGCTGCCTCCAGGGTGACGACGATGCGGGCCAGTTGCTCGAGAGAGCGCTGCTGCTGTTCGGGCGGGCTGCCGGTGCGACTTTCCATGACGTGGGAGTTGAGCTCGATGACTTCGCAGCCCAGGCTGGTCAGCAAGGTCGGCAGCAGTTCGCTGGCGGGCGAATGGTTGAGGTCGATGACCACTTTGGGTGCGGCTTTGCGCAGGGCGTCGCCTTCGAGGGCCCGCAGGAATCCCTCGCGGTAGTAGTCATAGATGCGGGGGATTTCTTCAATGCCGCCCGGCTCGGAGAAATGGACCCGGCGGAAGTTTTCCTTGAAATAGATGCGTTCAATGCCCTTGGCCGCCGACGAGGAGACTTCGATGCCGTCGGCGTCGAAGAAGATGATCTCCGTCGCCGAGGGATCCTTCGGCGACTGACGGAAGTGAACGCCCCCCACTTCACCGAAAGTGGTCAGTTTGTAGCGCAATACCGGCAGCGGGATCATCTTGGTGTCGCGCACGTTGACACCGGTGGAGAGCAGCCCCCCCACGAAGGAGCGCTTGAGCATCCGCGAAGAGCGTATGGCGTCGCGTCCGGCCAGGATAAAGGCATCCTTGGGCAGGGTCGAGCCGTAGGCCGCCCCCAGCTTGGCCGCGAACTCCGGCGTCATTTCCACGTTGGTCAGGGCGCTGACCATGGCCCCCTCGAAGAGGTTCTTGCGCCACTTTTCGCCCCAGATCAGGTTGGTGGTGACAATGGAGCCTCCCTCGATGACTTTCCGCGGCCACACCTTGACATCCTTTTTGATGTAGGCCTCGTCGCCGATGGTCGTTTCATCCCCGACGACCGCCCCTTCTTCCACGATGACGCCGTGGCCGGCCCGGACATTGTGGCAGAGGACGGCCCCGCGCACGCGGCAGTCCTTGCGCAGGTAGACGTTATCCCAGAGGATGGCGTCTTCCAGCTCGACTCCGTCTTCAATCAGGCAGTTGCGCCCCACCACGCAGTTTTTCAGCCGGGCGGTGCCCTGCACCCTGGTGTTGTCGCCGATAATCACCATGCCCTCAAAGCGGGACAGACTCGGGTCGGCGATCTGGGCTTCCTCGCCGATATGGATGTCCTGCTTGGCCGCAGCGGCCTTCTCCCGGATACCGACGGCCACCTTGTGCTGGAAGATGTCCCGGCACGATTCGATATAGGCGTCGGTATTGCCGATGTCGGCCCAGTAGCCGTCGAGGGTGCAGCCGTAGAGGGGGGCCTTTTTCTGGAGCATCAGGGGAAAGACATCTTTGGACCAGTCGCGGTTTTCCCCGTCGGGAATCAGGTTGAGGACTTCCGGCTCCAGAACATAGATGCCGGTATTGATGGTGTCGGAAAAGACTTCGCCCCAACCCGGCTTCTCCAGAAACTTGGTGATCTGGCCTTCCTTGTCCGTAATGACGACGCCGAACTGCAGCGGGTCGGTCACCGAGGTCAGGGTGATGGTGGCCAGGGCCTTCTTCTCTTCATGGAAAGCCAGCACCCGGGAGAGGTCGAAATCGGTCAGCAGGTCGCCGCTGATGATGAGAAAACGTTCGTCCAGATATTTCTCGGCGGCCTTGACGGCGCCGGCCGTGCCGAAATCTTCCAGGGGGGTGACATAGGTGATGCGTACGCCGAACTCGCTGCCGTCGCCGAAAAAATTTTTGATCACCATCGGCTGATGGTAGAGCAGCAGAACCAGCTCGTCGATGCCGTGCCTTTTGAGCAGTTCGATAATGTGCAGCATGATCGGCCGGTTGATCAGGGGGATCATGGGCTTGGGCAGGTTGATGGTCAGGGGTTGAATGCGGGTGCCGAATCCTCCGGCCATAAGAACTGCTTTCATGGCAGCTTTCTCCTTTGAGCGATGATGGGTGCGAATCTAGTGGCTCAGTGTTTTTTGGCCAGTATTTTGCTGATTTCCTCTTTGAGTTCGGTGAGGTCCGAACTCTTTACCACGTAGGCGTCGGCCAGCCAGGAGGAAAAGTCGTCCTTGTAGCAGCTGAAAGCGGTGCATAGGATCACCGGCAGGTTTCCCTTCTCCTTGACAATCTTCTGCAGCAGCTGCAGGCCACTCTCCCCTTTCATCTGGATGTCGAGAACGACCAGGTCGAAGTTTTTTTGCTGCAGCCGTTCGGCCGCCTCGCTGCCGCTGCCGGCCGATTCCACCTCGTAGCCTTCGTCTTCGAGTTCGGTCTTGTAGAGATAGCGGATGTCGCGTTCGTCATCAACAACCAGGATGCGTGCCATGGATGTCCTCCCCTCGATGCGTTTTATAGTCGGAAACGGATGCAGAAGCTGGTTCCCCGGCCTTGTTCGCTGAAAATCTCAAACGCCGCATTGTGGCCTTCCAGAATGCGGGCGCACAACGACAGGCCCAGGCCTGTGCCCTGCTCCTTGGTCGAAAAGAACGGTGTCGTCACGGTGCGAATTTCTTCCTCGCTCATCCCAGGGCCGGTGTCCTTTACCGTCAGGATCACCTCTTCATGGCCCCTGGCCGTGTGTAGGGTGAGGCCGCCGCCGTTGGGCATGGCTTCCACCGCGTTGTTCACCAGGCTGCGCAGGCAGTAGGTGATCTTTTTGTAGTCCAGTACCACCTGGGGCAGATCAGGCGCCAGTTCGAGCTGGCAGTCGATGCCGTTTTCATGCAGGTCGTCCCGCATGGCGGCGTACACCGCCGTGACCAGCTGGTTGATGTCCCACTGGTCAAAGGTCGGATGCATCGACTCGGAGTAGTTGAGCACCTCCTGCAGCACCTCTTCCAGATGTTTGGCCTCCCGCACGATGGATTCGATGTAGGCCCGTTTGGCGTCGTTCTCCGCCGTGCTGCGGATGAGCGAGCGGGCAAACCCGCCGATGATGGTCAGGGGATTGCGGATGGAATGGGCCACGTTGGCTGTGATGCGCCCCACCAGGGCCATTTTTTCCATGCGCAGGATGATTTCCTGCTGGTCCTTCAGGCGTTCGTTGGCCTCGGTGACGTTGCGCAGCTCTTTCTGCAGACGTTCGTACAGGGCGGCCCGGCTGATGGCGAAGGTCACCGGCAGCGCGAAGGTTTCCAGTGACTGCAGGTCTTCGTCCGAGATCGGCTGATTGTTGATGATGTTGTCGGCCAGCAGCAGGCCGACCCGGCGGTCGGTGCTCACCATGGGAACCATGACCAGCTCGTTGACCCCCAGCGCGTCGATCTGGGCCGGATCGATATCGGTCTCCTGGCGCAGGTCGAGTATGTGGCGTGGCCGGCGTTCGTTGAGCGTGCGAATAAAGAGATGATCCTCCCGGTTCAGGGGGACGGTCAGCAACTTGAGTAAATCGCGGAACTTGGCTTTTTCTTCCGGCAGCTTGGTTTCAAAGAGCATGCGGGCCATCTCCCGCAGCGAACGGTCGGCGTGGGCCAGTTCATTCCAGATGCGCCAGGCGTCTTCCCGCTGCCGCGGGCCGACCGCCAGATAGCCTTCGAGGTTCTGACGCTCCCTGTCCACCAGCAGCAGAATGGCGCGGTTGAGGCCAAAACCTTTGCCGGCGGTGACTGCCGTGAGGGCCATGGTGATGACTTCATCCTTGTCCATGGATGTCTGCAGAACATGGCCGACTTCATTGAGAAAACGTTTTTCCCGATCCCTGACGGCAAGCTGATGCTCCAGAAGTTTCGTCCTGGCGCGAAGCTGCAGCAGCTCGCTGCAGACGGTGGGGAAGATTTCCGCCATCTCGCCATCGGAACGGCTGAATGTTTCCGCATCTTCCAGAAAGTGCGGGCACTCAAGGCAGCGCTGCAAAATGCGCTGCTGGCGGTCGTAAAGCAGGGCGCCGTCCTCCTCGTGCAGATAGGGACACTGCCCCGGATCGATGTGTTCGAGATGCCAGCAGCACTGAGGATTCACGGTCGTCACCGATAGAATGTTTGTTCCAGGAAAAATCATGCTTTGCCCAAAGAAAGCGTTCAGAAATTATAGCAGTACCAGGTGCGAATGCAACGGGAATGACTATTGTTTTTTAATGAAAAAATGCCCTTTTTGGGGGTGTCCGGGAAAGGAGCGTTCTCGGTTAAGTATTGCTCTCGGCCGGGAGACCATGGCATAGTCGACCCCTATGAACGACAAGCGCTACCACCTCTTTTCTCAATTTCTGAAAGACCGTTTCGGCGGCAGGGTGCACAAGATCTCGGTGGACGCCGGTTTCTCCTGTCCCAACCGCGGTGACACCCGCCAGCAGCCGGGCTGCCTCTTCTGTGACCCGGGCGGTTCGGGTGCTGTCGGCATCGCCCGAAGTCAGTCCGTGGCCGAGCAGTTGGAACTGGGCAAGGAGATCATGGTTCGCAAATACAAGGCCAGACAGTTCATTGCCTACTTTCAGCCGTTCTCCAACACCTATGCGCCGCCGGAACGTTTGCGGCAACTCTACGACGAGGCTCTCAGCGTTACCGGAGTGATGGGGCTGGCCGTCGGCACCCGTCCCGACTGTCTGCCGCCGCCCGTCCTCGACCTTCTGGCCGAATACCATCGGCGCACCTTCTTCTGGCTCGAACTCGGCCTGCAGACCACCCACGATGCGACCCTGAGCTTTCTTCGCCGCGGCCACGACTATCAGCGTTTTCTGTTAGCTTATGATGAGGCCAAGGCCAGAGGCTTGAGCGTTTGTGTCCATGTGATTCTGGGGTTGCCGGGAGAGAGTCGCGCCCAGATGCTGGCCACGGCCGACGAGATGGCGCGTCTGCAGGTCGATGGCATCAAGATCCATCTGCTGCATGTGCTCAAGGGGACGCCTCTGGGGGAACTCTACCAGCAGGGGCAGGTCGAGGTGCTCTCCCAGGAGGACTACGTGCAGCTGGCCGTCGATTTTCTCGAAAGGCTGCATCCGGACACGCTTATCCACCGTCTTACCGGGGACGGACCACGGGATTTGCTGCTGGCGCCCTTGTGGTCGTTGAACAAATGGGAAGTGCTCAACGCCATCGACGACGAGCTGCGCCGGCGGGACAGCCGCCAGGGAAGTCGCTGTTCGGTAAAAATATGAGGAAAAAAGAGTAGAATACCCCGTACACGCCGTCGGGAGGTTGGCGTCAGGGGCGAAAGGCCGTCAGTTCCAGGTCAGGAACTGAGGTTTTTCAGCTGGATGGCTTGCAGTTGTTGCGGCGTGACGTCTTCGGCGCCTCCCCAGGAAATAAGCAGGAGAGAAGCCCAGACGATGCCGACAGCGAGGATGAGTAGTCTTTTCATGGCGCGTAAAATATATAATTTTTTGCCTGAAAGCAAGCCCTTATTGCAGAATGCCTCTGACGTTAATCCCGACTCGACGCGGCCTTCTTGTCTGCCCCGCCGCACTGTGATATCGTTCGTCCTCTGAATCGGGGCTGATCTGCGGCCCCTCTTCCACCTGAAGAAGTCCTTGAATCTATCCCCTGCATACTCTGGCCTGACCATGGATCTGCGAACGCTCAATAAAGAACAGCTGGCGGCGGTGCGCCATACCGAAGGGCCGCTGCTGCTACTGGCCGGCGCCGGCTCGGGCAAAACCCGGGTCATTACCTATCGTATCGCCTATCTTCTGCTGGAGAAGGGGGTGCGCCCCGAGAATGTTCTCGCCGTCACCTTCACCAACAAGGCGGCCCGTGAGATGAAGGAACGGGTGCTGGAACTGGTGGGGCGGGCCAGAAACAAAGGGCTGGTCATCGGCACCTTCCACTCCCTCTGCGTGCGTATTCTCAAGGAGGACATCGAGCGCCTCGGCTACAAGAAGAATTTTTCCATTTACGGCGCCGCCGACCAGGCCCGTCTGATCAAGGATCTGCTGCAGGGGCTCGACAGCGGCAACAAGAAGTTCGACGCCGACCGGGTGCTCTGGCTCATCTCCGACGCCAAAAACCGGCTGGTGCCCCCCCAGGACTTCGTCGGCCGCTTCCAGGACGAATATGCCTGGGTCGCGGCCGAGATCTATCCGCGTTACCAGCGCGCCCTCAAGGCCTTCAACGCCATCGACTTCGACGATATCATCATGCTCGCCGTCACCTTGTTGCAGAACTATCCCGAGGTGCTGGCCAAATACCAGGAGCGCTTCCGTTATATTCTGGTGGACGAATACCAGGACACCAACGCCGCCCAGTACCTGCTGCTGCGCCTCCTGTCGGGCAAATACCACAATCTCTGCGTGGTCGGCGATGACGATCAGTCCATTTACGGCTGGCGCGGGGCCGATCTGGGCAATATCCTCGAGTTTGAGAAGGACTTTGCCGGCACCACCCTCATCAAGCTGGAGCAGAACTACCGCTCGTCGGGAACCATCCTGTCGGCGGCCAATGCGGTCATCCGTCACAACGCCAAGCGCAAGGAGAAGGCCCTGTGGACGGCCGGCGACAGTGGCCGCCAGCTCGAGCTCATCTGTTGCGAGGACGAGGAGGACGAAGCGCGCATGGTCATGGAGCGCATCCACGCCGAGCGGTTTCGTCTCAACCTGGAGTACCGCGACTTCGCCATCCTCTACCGCACCAACGTGCAGTCGCGCGCCTTCGAGGAGCAGCTGCGCTACGAGAATATCCCCTACGTCCTGATCGGCGGGCAGCAGTTCTTCGATCGCAAGGAGGTCAAGGACGCCGTGGCCTATCTGCGGGTGCTGGTCAACCCGCGCGACGAGGTCAATCTGCTGCGTATCCTCAACTACCCTCGCCGGGGCATCGGCGAGACCAGCGCCGACCGGCTCATCCGTTTTTCCGCCGAGCACAATCGGCCGCTGTGGGACGTTCTCGAAGCGCCCGGCGCCGTGGAGGAGC
The sequence above is a segment of the Desulfuromonas sp. KJ2020 genome. Coding sequences within it:
- a CDS encoding mannose-1-phosphate guanyltransferase: MKAVLMAGGFGTRIQPLTINLPKPMIPLINRPIMLHIIELLKRHGIDELVLLLYHQPMVIKNFFGDGSEFGVRITYVTPLEDFGTAGAVKAAEKYLDERFLIISGDLLTDFDLSRVLAFHEEKKALATITLTSVTDPLQFGVVITDKEGQITKFLEKPGWGEVFSDTINTGIYVLEPEVLNLIPDGENRDWSKDVFPLMLQKKAPLYGCTLDGYWADIGNTDAYIESCRDIFQHKVAVGIREKAAAAKQDIHIGEEAQIADPSLSRFEGMVIIGDNTRVQGTARLKNCVVGRNCLIEDGVELEDAILWDNVYLRKDCRVRGAVLCHNVRAGHGVIVEEGAVVGDETTIGDEAYIKKDVKVWPRKVIEGGSIVTTNLIWGEKWRKNLFEGAMVSALTNVEMTPEFAAKLGAAYGSTLPKDAFILAGRDAIRSSRMLKRSFVGGLLSTGVNVRDTKMIPLPVLRYKLTTFGEVGGVHFRQSPKDPSATEIIFFDADGIEVSSSAAKGIERIYFKENFRRVHFSEPGGIEEIPRIYDYYREGFLRALEGDALRKAAPKVVIDLNHSPASELLPTLLTSLGCEVIELNSHVMESRTGSPPEQQQRSLEQLARIVVTLEAAAGFWIGPSGERVTLIDETGTLLSDMEALLCLSALVCRTEKRGTLAVPVSAPQGVEALARESGLTVKRTKADGRSLVEAGQERHTLLTGGMDGRFAFPAFQSNFDALFTAAKTLEMLARSGQSLSQVRKSIPLRQYRRATRPCSWELKGGIMRKMSEDSVDHEASFIDGVKISLGEDWVLLLPDQHQPLVHIISEADEASRAQDLLDRYLDKFESWKLDLAKALK
- a CDS encoding response regulator translates to MARILVVDDERDIRYLYKTELEDEGYEVESAGSGSEAAERLQQKNFDLVVLDIQMKGESGLQLLQKIVKEKGNLPVILCTAFSCYKDDFSSWLADAYVVKSSDLTELKEEISKILAKKH
- a CDS encoding ATP-binding protein; amino-acid sequence: MNPQCCWHLEHIDPGQCPYLHEEDGALLYDRQQRILQRCLECPHFLEDAETFSRSDGEMAEIFPTVCSELLQLRARTKLLEHQLAVRDREKRFLNEVGHVLQTSMDKDEVITMALTAVTAGKGFGLNRAILLLVDRERQNLEGYLAVGPRQREDAWRIWNELAHADRSLREMARMLFETKLPEEKAKFRDLLKLLTVPLNREDHLFIRTLNERRPRHILDLRQETDIDPAQIDALGVNELVMVPMVSTDRRVGLLLADNIINNQPISDEDLQSLETFALPVTFAISRAALYERLQKELRNVTEANERLKDQQEIILRMEKMALVGRITANVAHSIRNPLTIIGGFARSLIRSTAENDAKRAYIESIVREAKHLEEVLQEVLNYSESMHPTFDQWDINQLVTAVYAAMRDDLHENGIDCQLELAPDLPQVVLDYKKITYCLRSLVNNAVEAMPNGGGLTLHTARGHEEVILTVKDTGPGMSEEEIRTVTTPFFSTKEQGTGLGLSLCARILEGHNAAFEIFSEQGRGTSFCIRFRL
- a CDS encoding TIGR01212 family radical SAM protein (This family includes YhcC from E. coli K-12, an uncharacterized radical SAM protein.), whose protein sequence is MNDKRYHLFSQFLKDRFGGRVHKISVDAGFSCPNRGDTRQQPGCLFCDPGGSGAVGIARSQSVAEQLELGKEIMVRKYKARQFIAYFQPFSNTYAPPERLRQLYDEALSVTGVMGLAVGTRPDCLPPPVLDLLAEYHRRTFFWLELGLQTTHDATLSFLRRGHDYQRFLLAYDEAKARGLSVCVHVILGLPGESRAQMLATADEMARLQVDGIKIHLLHVLKGTPLGELYQQGQVEVLSQEDYVQLAVDFLERLHPDTLIHRLTGDGPRDLLLAPLWSLNKWEVLNAIDDELRRRDSRQGSRCSVKI
- a CDS encoding ATP-dependent helicase → MDLRTLNKEQLAAVRHTEGPLLLLAGAGSGKTRVITYRIAYLLLEKGVRPENVLAVTFTNKAAREMKERVLELVGRARNKGLVIGTFHSLCVRILKEDIERLGYKKNFSIYGAADQARLIKDLLQGLDSGNKKFDADRVLWLISDAKNRLVPPQDFVGRFQDEYAWVAAEIYPRYQRALKAFNAIDFDDIIMLAVTLLQNYPEVLAKYQERFRYILVDEYQDTNAAQYLLLRLLSGKYHNLCVVGDDDQSIYGWRGADLGNILEFEKDFAGTTLIKLEQNYRSSGTILSAANAVIRHNAKRKEKALWTAGDSGRQLELICCEDEEDEARMVMERIHAERFRLNLEYRDFAILYRTNVQSRAFEEQLRYENIPYVLIGGQQFFDRKEVKDAVAYLRVLVNPRDEVNLLRILNYPRRGIGETSADRLIRFSAEHNRPLWDVLEAPGAVEELGEKVVEAVGAFVALMDGYRQRFARGRRLAEIARQFFAEIKLEDEIYRQTEDPAKARRRADNVEEVVNAMASYEEREEKPSLAGFLEKVSLLDDDHPGRNDKEAKLARNAVTLMSLHSSKGLEYPVVFLVGLEEEYLPHKKSIHETFDVDEERRLCYVGITRAQKHLVLLHAKQRKKYGKLLPRLPSRFLQEIPADLMEQQQSEGKPNLPEAEQEKLAKSFFAGIEDLLK